GCTTTTTTGGACGCATCGAAAGACGGTTTCGGTGTTGTAATTTATCTTTGAGCTGAAACCTCTGGTGAGGTCGAAGTCTCTTTCGTAATGGCAAAAGTGAGAGTTGCTCCTATCCATCAGCTTTCGATTCCGAAGATGGAGCTTCAAGGTGCTTTGCTAGCAGTCAGGTTAGCAAACTATCTGTTGAAGGAGCTGACTCTGCCCACATCGAATGTGTTTTTCTGGGTTGATGCGAACTGTTGTTCGGTGGATCCACGCCAGCCATCGTCGTTACAACGTGTTCGCCGCAAACAGAATAGCTGAGATCCTGGATTCAACGACCCCTCCGCAATGGAGACATGTTCCTGGTGTACTTAACCCAGCAGACAGATGCAGTCGTGTTCTCTGTCCATCCGAGCTCGATCCAAATCATCGCTGGTACCGTGGACCTGAGTTTCTAGTTTTGCCGCCCGAGCAATGGCCGGCCCAGATTCCAGTGACTGAATTGATCGACCACGAAGACGAGTCTATTGGCTGTTTCCTAATCGCCAATCCTAGCGGGCCAGTAGATGACGTTGTGGCACGAGCTGATAATCTACATCGCCTAATTCGCGTCGCCGCTTGGATTGAAAGATTCGTTCGCAACATCCAGATCCTCGTTCATCGGAGACGTGTCAGAGAAAGGTCTATTCTGGATGGCAATCATGAAGAAGCAGCGACCGGACAAAGTGAGCAGTTGAAAACGGGCCGGCAGCAGAGTGCGGACGAGTTGAAGTCAGCCCGTCTCCTTTTAATTCGTGTTTCGCAGCGCGACTCTTTCCCTGACGATTTAAGCAGTTTGCGGAAGGCGAAGTCCGTTCGCCCTGAGTCTCGGTTGCTGAAACTGGCCGTTTATCTAGATGACGCCAGAATCATTCGTGTTGGTGGCCGCCTCGAAAATGCCCCAGTAGGGCATTTTTAGGGCATGCCCCATAGGGCATCATTCCAGTAGGCAGACAAGTAGGATAACCACatataggggagaccggggttagTTGTCCCGGGGGCAAGTTGACCAAATGGCATTAATTAGTGCcctcttcttttaaaaaatcacaaaaaattCTGTAGTGTACAGTATGACCTCAAGGTGTCTTATGTGTAATTTGATGGCCTTCCAAGCAGAACTGTGGAAGCTGCAGATGAAAACGTGTTTCCATACGTCATTTCGAAAATTGTGAATTTGTGGTTGCCTCAGGCTTTTTGACATAAACTTTTTCCTTGGAAAGTCGACGACAGTCTCATTGTAATCCTCAGGTATTCAGCTTTGTTCCCtgtataaattatttttctatttatattgtaactatttcaaaaacaaaatttttttgacacCCCTTGGCTGGGGCAAGTTGTCAAGGCGAGGTTGGGACAAGTTgacctttcattttttttgcttgcctTACATCCCAATTTTTATATCGAATTACAGGTGAAATGAGGACATATGTAAAGAAGACTAATAGGGGTGAAATTCCTAAAGATATTTGGATGCTGGCCATCAAAGCTATAGTAGAGAACGGAATGAATATTTCCCAAGCAGCAAGAGAATATAATGTTCCCCCTAAAAGTCTTTCGAGGAATGTAAAGAAGTACTGCTCTCATCAGGATAGTCTTTCTGAAGTGCCTGAACATAATACTTTTTCCATAGGGTATGCCAAACCCAAGCAGGTAAACTATTCAGTGTGTCACTAAGACCAGTCAAAGTTACgtaaactaaaattttgttcGACACAGATTTTTactgatgaagaagaaggtgCCCTAGAAGAATATTTGAAAAAGGCTGGTGACATTTATTTTGGTCTCACACCAAATGGCGTTAAAAAACTAGCCTTTGAGTTCGGCACGCGACGTGGCATTGCTATTCCAGCTGGATGGATGAAAAATCAGCAGGCTGGTAGCGACTGGTTTACTAGTTACCTATCACGCCATCCATCACTATCACTGCGAAAGCCTGAAGCTACATCAATGGCTCGAATGTCGAGCTTCAATCCGCACAATGTGGGTGTCTTCTTTGACAACCTTATCAAGGTTCTTTCCCAGTTCGATATTGGCCCTGGATCAATCTGGAACATGGACGAGACAGGCATAACAACAGTCCAGCGTCCAGACAAAATTGTCGCCAGGAAAGGTAGAAAACAAATTGGCGCCGTAACTAGTCAGGAGAGGGGAGAATTAGTTACTCTAGCTATGGCTGTTTCAGCCCTAGGAAACCACATTCCaccttttttatatttccaaGGTAGGAGCGAGTTTTGCCATGATGCGTTTTAGTTTACTCTTGATGTaatatgtatttttaatttttttagaaaacgtTATCACGGCACCTTTATTGCCCAGGCTCCAATTGGCTCGATAGGCACAGGGAACGAATCTGGTTGGATGACCGAAATTGCTTTCAATATGTTCATGAAGCACTTTATTGAACACACAAGGCCAACACCAGCAAAACCGATCTTATTACTCCTAGACAACCATGCTTCTCATCTTTCCATGGAAGCACTTAATATGGCAAAAACTAATGGCGTAGTAATGTTATCATTTCCACCGCACTGTTCTCACAAACTGCAGCCGTTAGACAGAAGCGTATACGGGCCGCTAAAAAATTACATAAACTCGGCTTTGACAAGTCGTATTATAGTGAAGAAGGCACCGATCAACATTTACGATATTCCAGGCATCATAACTACTGCGCTTCCAAAAGCCATCACACCAGCAAACATTATGTCTGGATTTCGAGTTTCCGGAATCATGCCGTTGGATCGCAACATATtcgctgaagaagaagaatttgcTCCGTCATTCTTTACAGATCGCCCTGAGGCCGACATTATCGTAGCTGAGGTAGAATTGGATTCTATGGTACCCACAATTGATGACATTTTATCTGCAACTGGAGTTTCTGACGAATTGGTCAACGTAATCAAACAGCCCTATTCCGCATGTTTTACGGTTTCACCGGTCACTCGTACTGAGTCCTCTGCGTCTTCTCGTTCAGACAAATCATTGTCAACATCCCTATTGGAGGAAATTAGGCCTCATCCAAAGGCTGCACCAAAGAAGACcaccaataaaagaaaaacaaggcaAACTGCCATTCTCACGAGCACCCCTGTCAAAGATGCAATTGAGGCGGAACAAAGTGGATCAAAAAGTAGGATCAAGCGAAAGCTGATGGAGgctgaaaaagagaagaagaaaattgagatgaagaaaaagaaagatgaaaaaaaggtATCAAGGGGAAGGCCAAGAACAGCAATTCGAAAGAAGAAAGCAGTTGCGGcagctgaagaagaagattggTTTTGCCTTGTTTGTCAGGCGCCATACAGTGATTCAACAACTCCTTGGGTAAAATGCCTTGGCAAAACTTGTAAGTCATGGGTACATGTTGATTGTGTCGATCCACAGTTTGTGTGTGACGAATGCAACGGTGATCTACGGGCATAAAGTGCCCATATCGTTAGACGGACAATTTACCCCAAGCTCGGGACAACTAACCCCAAGCCGGGGGTAAATTGTCCGAAAAAATGGGtgtcacattttgttttattctgatTGAATAAACAGAGATAACTGAATTTAAATGCTTTCATTATTTAGCTAAGATAATAGGCTTCAGGATGTAATCAATAAGTTTGCTGTTCATTTCACAGGGAAGCCTACAAAAATCAGAGAACCAAAAATTGGACAActaaccccggtctcccctaagTATTTGCAATTTACAGTAAGTGACTTGGGAAACTCGTTTTAAGtaagaaaattgcaaatttagtAGATTTTCGACCTACTTAATCAAtcagtaggaaatttcctactgaAATACTTACATTAAAGTAGGTTACCGCTGCTGTgcagaaattgatttcatttaagcttaattgaattccctatccttaaataccaaattcatctagattaggcaattatttatatgttaaatttgtgattaaaattcacaattttttgaaatttgcgcctttcgcaacattgcctatttcattatatcaaacacgtttgtcttctctctagtgcagcaacttttacacctttgttaaaaatggatatatttaataaatattgacgaattctatttcTAATTaattctgcactagagagaagacaaacgtgtttaataagggtgtgcaaagttttataaatttatcccaaatactttaggaaatagaaaataacgaaattttttgcgtcaaatccacaatagttgcgtgcttggtattcatcaatttgatcttttcttggtatgcatataatttttaaaaaatattagttttatagaaaattgtgtcgtcctctattgaactgtaacaatggatttgttttaatcaattataaaggagtaaacccagtcagggaattgtaagtcgaatttttgctagatatgacttatggtgaacagtggtatgcattagaggccaaaatttggcacattttaggtGGTTTACTTTATAcaatgttcacctgtgaaatgtttgcctgaattatgtatattattttttattttttgcatttaaggctatttaTCTTTATGctagttatcacaacttatttctgagtttcccactctaaaataactataggatttttgtttattgtaatgttattctagtttgtttacaacatcaacatttcactgaaatccgtatttgaaatacatggggccaactaaccccactaccactgccaacttaccccattagtggggcatgtaggcaaatttttttagttttttgaacgttgatttcgatatgaattcttcaacatagatcaaattaaaaatagcacgagaaagctggttatctgagctttcttttacaagtttttgggtgtcaaaatatgaaaaattaaagaaaccagagaagaaattaaaaaaattttaccaactagccccaccctcccctactaAGATTTGCTAAGtttggattctttttttctaaaaaccgAATCCAAGAAAGAAGAGAGTCCTTCGAGCAAGTGCCTGTTACTGCTACAGCCAGGATCGTCCttaattaataaaaaagtaaataaaacatagTAGATCTATATTAAAATCAATTTAATGATGATTTAGTCACACACTTACCCGTCTTATTGTTCGTGGACTGAAGGCTCAATAATAATGTCTTTTCGAGTAAGGTTTTCTTGTCCTAATATCCATGAACGCAACTGACTGACATCTAATACAATTGCCTTgctttaaatataaaaatgtgtAGGAAACACTATTTATACTGTTGGAATACACACCATCATAGTCGAATCGATCTCTTTGCTTCTGGTCTTCTTCTGATAGGGGTTCAGGGCAGACTTGCCGTGATCGAAATCAAtttttgatcgcgatcaaaccCAAACTCAAaaatgatcgatcgatcaactcatttcaaatgagtttgatcgcgatcaaactcaaaaattTTGATCTCGATCAAACTCATTTCTGCGCTCAAAATTTCTTATTCCACGCTATCTACTGATAATTCGTGGAAATATGTTCCTATAATTTAACTCGCAGTGCTTAAcgttttttcgttttactgTACATGTTCGTTTTAttcaccgctagatggcgtatgaaaaatgaaaaattgatcgCTGAAATGAGTTTGATCGGCGATTAACTCATTCTGAAATAAGTTGATCGCCgatcaaactaaaaaaattgatcgatcGGCAAGTCTGGTTCAGGGTCAGAAcgtaaaataaattaatttatacTAGTTCTTCTTAACCATATTGTGAATGCTCCTTCAACAAAgactgttttcttttcttggagTTTCGCCAAAAGTTCCCTTTGTGTAGCGCTCTGACCACTAACAATCCAAGTATCGTCGATGGCGTCTCTCAATTCActtgtttgaaaaatttccATCTCTGTCCTGTGGCTGCATCAACACTACCCATTCTCTGGACAGCAAGTTTTGCTACTTCAAGATTAGAAGTAGGGATCTTTTCTGGGAGTGCCCATGGAGACAGGTTCTTAAATTTTGGCATCCAGTAAGTCATTCTTCTGAGTTTCTTCGTCGGGAATCCATGGCGGCCAATAATGTTAAGGACCATATAGCGTCGGTTTCTGCATCTGGACACACACCTGAAAAATTAAGAACATATAACTATTAGTTGAACATTTTCCTCTACAAGATTCATCCAAACCATTGTCTTCCATCTGTTCCATAGCATCAATTATACATTGCTGTTGCTTTGGATAGTGCATAAACTCTGCCTGAAACATATTTGCTGGAATATATGTACCCTTTGCTAAAATATGAACTGTCGTTTCTGTCAGATAGAAAATGATTCCCACGGTGATACCGGCCAGGATCAAAGCAGGATTCAGGAACCCATGTAAGTAGTTTTGGCCAACCACTCAGAACTGAAATGTGAAGTAGGAAGTTAAGATAGAAATGTGAATACCTAGTATAAAATAAGTGTTTTTATTACTTATTTTAACTATGCATGTGCCAAAAACCCACATTGCAATTACAAATGGCACTGCCACTCTCGGGAAATTTGGCTTAGCAATAGGTATTTGACGTCTTACAGTTGTGGTGGCAGGTGAAGTACAAGAGTGTGTTCTGCTGTAAGGGTGTCCACTATCATCTTTTGCTGCAGAATAAAAAATGCACCAGTTAACTGAATGAGCAATCATGCAGTGACCTTTGACAAAATACTATCACAGAGCAAAGTATTTCACCTGTTTGCAAATCAGTTGAATATTCATTAAACATCAATGACTTGTGGGTATTCTGGGTAGTAACTGTCAAAATATCTGCTTTATCAAAATTCTTTGGTTCTTCAGTAAACTTATTCTCCAATGGATGCACCGCTTGAGAAAATGAATAACCAGGCAAGAAAaacatacaaaacaaaaaaaaaccttacaAGCGAGGAGACGGCCAGCATTCTATTTACCTATGACGCGTAGCAACCTATATTTACCTATCGTAAGTTTTTTAACGGAAATCGAAAGCGCTTGGTGAGAGCTATCGATTGCCATAAAATTCATAATGATTGCACCTTTTATTTGTatgcaaaaaattattcaattttgccaCCTTTGGGGGAGGGGGATGACGTAGATACAACTTAACTTTCCGTACACCGTTCGGGTTATTTGCTTCATGTAAACTAATAAACAGTGTAGttttcgtgatcctcttaTCACGAGGAACACGATTACACTTAGAAAAATGTCATTAAGCGTAGTTTTATATATGGAATAAGCAAATATGGATGAACCAATCGTGAAAGAGCACGACGGCGGCCATCATTTTTAGGCGCCAGTTTAAATTTCGTCTTTACCCATTGAAAAGTAAACGAAACATTGACCAGTGTGCCGTTGGCCAGCCAACCACTGCAATCAACACGGGATGACGGCCCATAATGCGGAACGCCCAATTTTCTGTCTatctttcattttattattagtttaGATGAAACAAATCGGGGTTACGTCATCTTACGAAATAGAAATTTGTATTCATCATTTATTTGTATATGATTTTTAGTTGAATGGTGGAGGCGATGTGGCCATGCTGGAATTCATGGGCGAAAATCTGACACGCAATTTGAAAGTGTGGTTTGGCGATGTGGAAGCAGAGACCCTGTTCCTCTGTGAGGAGTCGATGGTTGGGCGTCGTGCCCGACATTTCAGTCTTCCGTTCCGGATGGCAATGGGTCCGTGGACCGATGCAGGTAAATCATTTGTTAATTTcagttttgatttgatttttaatttgtttattaaaaatttgagTAGTTAAATTTGcgaaatttgtttatttttggttcACTTCAGTTTCCCCGACCTGTTCCCAGTTATCGCCATCGCTTTCCACAAACGACCAATACTTGCAGACAACGTCATAACATATGAATTTGCATCCAATTCGATAGGCATAGTCATGCAGGTAATGAACGTGGCGATATGTCTCCCCCTTGAGCATATTGACAGCTCGCAATAGATAGCCATGTCGGCATGTACAAAAAACCACACCCGTTTCCGATAAACTTTGTCTTCCAAGGGCATCTGATTTTCCTGCCTTATAGGTCGCTCCTCCACACGtgtcttttgaaattttcccAACCTGGATGTATATATTTACAATAACATTGCTTTTATAGTAACATTCAGGAAACTGAGGCTATACCCTTGGTTTAACTTTGTCAATTTTTTTGGCGTGACTGGCGAATTTGGTATAGTCGACGAATCCAACATCAGGGAGAAGCTGAAAAAGATCGTCACTacgataaaaaattttttgaaaaagttgCTTAAAAATTGATGATGATagctgttttaaaaaatagaacaCTTACCCTTTTGCACTGATCCAGCGATACAGCTTCATAATTCCATCTATGTGAATAGCTAGAGGTTTAGCGCCACAGGCTTTACAGGAAAAAAGCTTGCGCAATCGGTTCTCCACCTCAACCACGAAGTCCATGTGCTGAAAGTACCGATTCGCCATGCCAAAGCTTTGACGATCTATAACTTGTGTTCGACCAGCGAGCTTGGAAATTTCACCAAGCGTTTCTATGAATTTTCTCTCAGAAATTCCCGGCGTTTTGTGTGAAAGGTGTTTCCACATGGTTAAAAGATCTATTGAAAATAGATACGATTTAGTTGTGGGGGAACCAGGCCACCATCCGGAAGCAACCAAATCTGCATTCGTTATTGATCTGATCTTCTTACAGTCGTAACATTTAAATTCAGCCCAATTTAAATCGAAACGCCCTATTTCAAATGAGAGTTAAATATTTTCTGTGCCATCTATCAGAAAATCTTGAATCTTACCTTCTGTAGTAATTACGGCTACCTTTTTCAAGCCAGGCTGAATACGACAAGTCCCAGTTTTTAAACATGAAGGGCACGTAGTTGGTGCCCTACAAGGCACAGATACATCTAAAGTCAACAAGATAAATTAAAAAGGTCCATAATCaacataaaatattttgtttaccTTGACTTATAACTCTTCCATCAGAGTTAACAAACTGAGTAGGCAGCAGGATTTTTGAAGTGTTTTCAGAGAAGAGGGAACGTTGATGGAAGGGAGAGTCAAAATGTTCTTCTTGATCACAGACATTGCAGTATATGTTGTAACAGCTTTTGCATTTGGTGTAGAATGTCAACTTCATGAAGCATTTAGAGCAAATATTGGTGACATATGCTTTAGATGCAATAAAAGCTTCAAAAAAAACTTTGCCTTAAATTTTCCAAATCCTCAGCTCGTTCTAACATTCTGAGCTTCCAGCTTCTTCGTGATCTTCTATGTTGTGAACTAGACAGGCAGGATGTTTCAGCTGCTTCGCTTAAGAATTCCATCGTCAGCACCTCATTCTCTAGgacatttcttctttcctgGTGAATGTCTCTTGAACCAGTCAAGACTTCAACATTGGTTTCTTCAACTAAGGTGCTAGCACAGAGTTCTTCAACTATTTCACTGTTCGCTCATTCCCAAAATTGCAATCTTCTTGAAGAGCAGTGCTCCATTCTTTGGTTGAACCAATCAAGACTTCAACGTTGGTTTCTTCAACTAAGGTGCTAGCACAGAGTTCTTCAACTATTTCACTGTTGCTTACATTCCCAAAATTGCAAGCTTCTTAAAGAGCAGTGCTCAATGATTTGGTTTTTGTCTGGGCCTTAACCCCTTTTGGGTTGGTCTGAGATTTGTAATGGCCCAGTTTAACCATCCCTGTCCCAGCAAAAGGTTGCTTCAaccttttcaattttttaaactcgTTTCCTCTATCTCGACGGGCTCTAGACTTTAGAAGTGAACTGGCACTTTGCGACTTTCTTTCCACTATTTTCGTCGTTGCTTTTTCCCTCACTTTTCCACCATGCAACTTTTCCATTTTGACAACAAACTATGTTTCAAAATTgtgaaatgatttcaaatgCTAATCGATACGTTTCGCAATCTACTTACCTATCGAATAGACGATAAGTACCGTTCTTCGTAGGGTAAAAAGTGACGCCGCAGCTATTGTAAGATttagttcagcccgtgactgaacttaccttagtaaagatgaaaatataaagatgaaagtaagaaaacacgggagcactggctgtTGTCTCGACTGTGTGAGGTATATTCAGTAACTaactgccccttgccctgtacattttccggccggtaggccgaggggcggggctacacaaaataaattgtaagaTGGcggcctcctagcgagggccacccaaatcatataaATTAAAACGTGATGAAAGTCGCGTCCGTCGtccagctcgtgttgtcggatgttaGGAACGAGgtatattcccaacagctATTGAATACGCATCGTTTAGTCGTGCGCGACCATGTTGATAGAATAACCGAAAAACCTGACGTTTTCCACTTCTCTCCATGACagtataaaaaacaaatgacaaacgacagccgcccCCGTCGTttctaaacaaacacaaattaaaaattaacaaaccaaCCATTCATCACAAAAAATACTCTATTCCATAAAGTTTTACATGGAAAATCCAactgtaataaaattttacccaaaaaacgaaaacgcgTGGCACAGGAGGGTCTCTAAATCCACCAACCTGCCGCCAACCAATCAGAACCCGACTTTCACGaccgaaatttgaatttcgatttaaaaaaaatatataaaattaacaaaaaaacctaCATATTTAGAAACAACCCATTGGCACGAAGTTGAATACGGCGAatcagataaaaaataaatgaaaacgaacaacTCCCCTGTTTACGCACAATAATTTTCAGTTAATCAAAACCCagctggaacccctggggaaacaataaacattttggggcccAATAACCACGGCATTGCGCATAGCCTTCCATCTTTACCAAggtaaatctctcagggaAAATTCTTTCTTCTAAACTGATTTGCTGAGCATAATTTCACGATAAACATAAGTGAAATTGAGAATCTTTTCTAGTTGCGTCAAAAGGGGTATATAATAATATTCTTTTACTTTAAATGATTGGTCTTTTCCCGTCCTGTGACGTCCGTAATCTTCTGCAGCAAGTGTAAGAGAAATTTGAACAGATTGAATCATTCCTATAGTATTGTACTTTTATTAATTTACAAgaataacatttaaaaatttaaggCTGGCTAATACCAAAGTTCGTCGTAAAATATTTGTTCTGCCCATACTGATTGCTAACGAGAGCAAAGGGATCTTCCTTGGAATCCAACAATGGGATTAGGGCATCATAATCCTGTTTGTTAGTTGCCAAAAATCCAATGGCTTGTTTTACTTTCTGCTTCACGGTTTCATTGATCAAGGAAGTTGCTATTTTCATGACATATTGCACATTAACttgagttaatttttgttCCGTTAGCATGTTTAGAACAAAATCTTCACCAAGGTATTATATATCAACATCTGGTTTTGCTAATTCAACATGTGTAGAAGCCCGTTCACAGTCTAAAAAATGGTTAACTTAACttacccgggtaggaaacaatactgaccattcttaatccgatgttgattttaggtcagttcacgtcgtaaatgcgttataagttacatgagattggtccatggttggaaaaatattggaatgtggtttttcaaaaaccaactcaattctatcctgggccattcttagaaagttgagttttaacgatgcatgtatcccgctactaaaccaatgtcgatacaatttcgaacctttgctgttgttcgatatcgactagccaataataatccaatgtccgaaacccaaatttcaacgatgtatatatcccaatatttatccaatgtcaatacaatttcgaatttttgctgttcgatatcgaaatgccaatggtgccccaaagtcagaaattcaagtttaaacgatatatatatccatatactaatccaatgttagtacaatttaaaaattttgcttttgttcgatatcaaaatgccaatagtaccccaaagtcagaaacccaagtttaaacgatatatatatccatgtacaaatccaatgttggtataatttcaaatttttgctcttgttcgatattgaaatgccaatagtaccccaaagttagaaacccaagtttaaacaatatataaatccatatacaaatccaatgttggtacaatttcaaatttttgctcttgttcgatatcgaaaggtcaatagtatttcaaagtaaaaatcccaagtttaaacgatttatgtatcaatatactaatccaatgttggtacaatttcaaatttttgctcttgttcgatatcgaaatgccaatagtatcccaaagtcagaaaccgaagtttaaacgatttatatatccatatac
This Daphnia magna isolate NIES unplaced genomic scaffold, ASM2063170v1.1 Dm_contigs021, whole genome shotgun sequence DNA region includes the following protein-coding sequences:
- the LOC123477416 gene encoding uncharacterized protein LOC123477416, which gives rise to MAKTNGVVMLSFPPHCSHKLQPLDRSVYGPLKNYINSALTSRIIVKKAPINIYDIPGIITTALPKAITPANIMSGFRVSGIMPLDRNIFAEEEEFAPSFFTDRPEADIIVAEVELDSMVPTIDDILSATGVSDELVNVIKQPYSACFTVSPVTRTESSASSRSDKSLSTSLLEEIRPHPKAAPKKTTNKRKTRQTAILTSTPVKDAIEAEQSGSKRKPTKIREPKIGQLTPVSPKYLQFTVSDLGNSF
- the LOC116933790 gene encoding uncharacterized protein LOC116933790, which gives rise to MRTYVKKTNRGEIPKDIWMLAIKAIVENGMNISQAAREYNVPPKSLSRNVKKYCSHQDSLSEVPEHNTFSIGYAKPKQIFTDEEEGALEEYLKKAGDIYFGLTPNGVKKLAFEFGTRRGIAIPAGWMKNQQAGSDWFTSYLSRHPSLSLRKPEATSMARMSSFNPHNVGVFFDNLIKVLSQFDIGPGSIWNMDETGITTVQRPDKIVARKGRKQIGAVTSQERGELVTLAMAVSALGNHIPPFLYFQENVITAPLLPRLQLAR